From Fundulus heteroclitus isolate FHET01 chromosome 5, MU-UCD_Fhet_4.1, whole genome shotgun sequence, a single genomic window includes:
- the LOC118563120 gene encoding C-X-C motif chemokine 10-like isoform X1, giving the protein MSPGTIVAILVFLTLHEGSIVGDQGVNQRCVCITKERKPIGRHIAVLEVYPAASHCAEMQIIATLKKSRQKVCLDPDAPWVIRVLENRRARKKFQVILGTVRN; this is encoded by the exons ATGTCTCCAGGCACTATTGTGGCCATCCTGGTTTTTCTGACCCTACATGAAG GTAGCATTGTGGGGGATCAAGGGGTGAATCAGCGCTGTGTTTGCATAACCAAGGAAAGAAAGCCCATCGGCCGTCACATTGCAGTGTTGGAGGTGTACCCTGCAGCCTCCCACTGTGCAGAAATGCAAATAAT TGCCACTCTGAAGAAGAGCAGGCAAAAGGTTTGCTTGGATCCAGATGCTCCATGGGTGATAAGAGTGCTGGAGAACAGACGTGCAAG GAAGAAGTTCCAGGTAATACTTGGGACAGTCAGGAACTGA
- the LOC118563120 gene encoding C-X-C motif chemokine 5-like isoform X2 codes for MSPGTIVAILVFLTLHEGSIVGDQGVNQRCVCITKERKPIGRHIAVLEVYPAASHCAEMQIIATLKKSRQKVCLDPDAPWVIRVLENRRARQKVKP; via the exons ATGTCTCCAGGCACTATTGTGGCCATCCTGGTTTTTCTGACCCTACATGAAG GTAGCATTGTGGGGGATCAAGGGGTGAATCAGCGCTGTGTTTGCATAACCAAGGAAAGAAAGCCCATCGGCCGTCACATTGCAGTGTTGGAGGTGTACCCTGCAGCCTCCCACTGTGCAGAAATGCAAATAAT TGCCACTCTGAAGAAGAGCAGGCAAAAGGTTTGCTTGGATCCAGATGCTCCATGGGTGATAAGAGTGCTGGAGAACAGACGTGCAAG GCAGAAAGTTAAACCCTAA